Below is a window of Perca fluviatilis chromosome 6, GENO_Pfluv_1.0, whole genome shotgun sequence DNA.
CTACCTCAGTTTCATACTTTTGTACCAACATCTCACTGAGTGAGGTCTGAAGAATTATAGTTCTCATTGTACAAGTTAAGacgagtttgtgactgttaagaAACcggaagggggaaaaaaaaacactccgaTAAGGAGCGACTGCTTTATTGGTTATGATTTCACCAGCTGACAGGTGAGAAGGCATTTCAATTATTGGGACCTTATCAttctgtatgtttgttttttaactcaTAGAAACGTTGAATTAGTTTGTACATTTAACTGAAATAGTTAAATAGTTGTGTCCTCTTTAGCCACTCgacgttagctaacattagccggTGGTTCTTATCTCCAATCCCCTCAGCTGACTGCTCAGACGATAGTCAGCACTGCCGAGCTCATAAACTGTTATTGAGCTTTTAATAGGGAATTTACCCTGAGGTTTAACAGGAGACTCCGTTCAGCTTCTTAGGCTAGATGTCGCTTTGATGTAGGCTAGTATTAGACATTGTGAAAACGTTTCTGAATAGAATTATATCTGTCACATGAAAGAGCTAGTGAAGGACATTAAAGGAAAGTGGAAGAAAGGATAAACTCACTGTCAGTGAAACCTGGGAAATGATTGGACAACATTTCCTTAACATGATTAGCATTTCTTCACCAGTTAAAACAGTCGTAGTTGGTAATTTACATAGTAGACTTATTAATATACACGACACTATATTTTAAATTGCCGAGTGTTTTTAATCTAGTTTTCTGCTGTTTATGAAAGTAGCTAGTAGCTAGTTTTCTTATTGAAGCAGAATCTGACATCACTTCAAATTAAACCAGTTTAACCAAAATAACAATTACCATCTTCTTAATGGCAACACATATTGCAATCCTAACGTTTTGAACATGGGAAAGAAGTGTTCCTGGGTGTTAATGTGCTGTGTTGCAGCATTGTTTGCCCTATTTGACTTTCTGCAGTAAAGATGCCTGAGGTTATGTGCCAAGTTAAGCACGACCAGGCTATAGCGAACATGAGATTTAGGTCCCTGCAGTCACAATGCAGGACACACTGAGTTGCCTTTTAAAGGAAAGACAATTATCCAAAGGAAAGGCAATTATTGGTTGAAATATCAATGTTATCTCCAATAGGTTGGAGTAGTATATGGAAGAGCTCTACAATGTGGACAGATAAGCAACGAGGAATCAGAGTTTCTCAGGAGGAGCTTCTCTGCAAGAACGCCTGTGGGTATTATGGAAACCCTGCGTGGCAAGGCTTCTGCTCCAAGTGCTGGAGAGAGAAAGCACGAACAGCTGGAGCCTCGAGGCAAGACACAAGGTAAACCCGCTGTTTATAGCAATCCTTTTAGACTCAAAGGAGCATTTACATCCTGACATTTCTGTCAGCTGTGGTGACATTGGTATGTTATCAACACAGTTGTGTTAGTGTGTAGATGGAGTCATGTAACATCATAGTTACACCATAGAATGGATGATTACCTGAATAGACATTGGAGGACATTGCTATGCATTTTTATTATACATATCAATgagaaaataaaactgaatttgtGAAGTTAATATTAGTACCAACAGGATATGTTAGGGTAACTACGTACATAAACAATGAAATAATTGCTGATCCATATATTTAGTAATGATTGATGAACTCCAGTCAGAAATGCTTTATTAGAACTTTCTCTTTTAATACAACTGTCTTCTAACTATCAGCTTGAGGCAACTTAAGTGCTTTTTGTTTACACTGGGTTTAGATTTGGATCTCTAATGCTGTCATTCCTTGTAGGCCGAGCAATGATGGAACTCCTCTCACCTTCTCCAAATTTGAAGTGAAGAAAAGCACTGAGAAAGGTCGTCGAATTAACACAATGAGAAGACTCTTCTGGGGCAGTCCATCACCTCCTAAACGTCAAGGTAGTTTGGTTTGCTTTGTGTTCTTTGATTCTGTGGTTTTCATCAAGTCAGACCTCCTCAGCACATGATTTGAAGGTGCAGTcatgtaatgacaacaacatctGGACAATAGCAGGTGTTTTCCCTCATTGTCTAATGTACAGATAGGGTGCATATTTATGGGTCGTGTAGTGCCGTTACCCCTGCAGGTTCACAACCAAGTATCTGTGGTGATTTTTGCACCTTTGCCTCTGTGTTCCCCATTGATTCACTATTTCACCAAATGCATTGACTTGGTAGTCAGTGTTTCAACAAATGGAGCCGTTTTGAGTATCATGTTTCagttttaaaacatgtttccttGTTTATCTGGAATAACATCCACCTTTTGTCCCTTTTTAGAGTCTTCTGAAAGCCATGCAAATGTGTTGAAAGCTTACCAGAGCCTCGAGCCCGGGGACTTCACTGGTTTCCTGAAGATACTGAAGAGCCCTTCCTCCCAGCGCTTGCAGTCTCGATGTACAGCTTTCCTCAACACAATGGAGGCGTACCATGTAATAATCTGTTGTATATGATTAACATGACTCTTCTTATAATTTCTCTTTGATATGTCAGAGCTGTTCTGATCCTAGCTTCTCTTCATCTTTACAGGATCTGCCGGTACAGAAGCTGTCTGATCTTGTGCAGGATTTCTACCAGTCTTTTGCTGAATATTTTAGCGGCGAGTACAGATCATTTCAACGCTGGgctgtttattttgaaaacatgaaaatattcATGACTTTTGAGTTGTTGtttcatatattatattttattttcaggttttccTGAGGCTCAGGTCACTCAAATAATGGAGCATGTAGAGAAATTAATAATGACACGGTTGCACAAATGGGTTTTCTGCCATGACAGCTGTGATGATGAACAGAAGGATCTGGCTCTCCAGAGAAGGATACGGTAACTCTTGTATACAAGTCACTTGTGTTGTATTTAATCAAAACCTCTAACCCAAAGCCCTGTGTAACACCAATGTCTTTACTTTGCAGATCTTTGAATTGGATCACCCCGCAGATGCTGAGCGTACCTTTTCCGGATAAAAAGACTGCAGTCACAGCCGACCCGTTTCTGCCTGCTATAACAGGTGATTCACAACTTCAGTACTGAAAGGAATtgttcgacattttgggaaatatgcttattttctTTCTGGAGTAGAGTTGGATGAATATTATGCTCACGTCTCATGGTTAACTATAAACCTACATAGTCCACCGTAAAATGgtacattgttgttttttgatTAAACAAATGCAATACAACATGTTacttagtgagctttagaggtgctggtaggcagattgcattacctttggacagaggcAGGCTAGCTGTGGCCTTATATTTAAcggacagacatgagagtggtattgagcTCTTCCTCAGAGTTTATTTTAACTTTCTCTTCTATCTGCTGGTTTGGGTccctcactttaaaaaaataagcacaGACTAAACAGCATTGTGAGAATATGTGGCAAAATTGCAGGGATAAACTTTGAGGAGTTATCACTCCTATACAGAGCCAGAGCCATGAGGAAGGCCATAGCTATCCTCGCTGACCCGAGTCACCCCTTGTCCCAACTTGTGGGCCCACGGAataattccgtgaaatgaacacagccccttaagttaaggaaaaggttgtgggtgggcttacatttccatgacacgcgggacaacaacaggacgggtgggtttaggaaaagaagaaagcgccggttgggtttaggaaacgtgacaagcgggacacgatccccctgactcctgggtgaaagacctgtgtttgacccatccaccaccccaaccaacctccctacgcagatttttgggctttcatactactcgctaccgcagtcgctcttaatgctacgtcatcttctcattgactttacattggcattgttttccgtggtggtcacacggaattttcacacattctgtGTCACCATCACATAATGCGGTTTTCACCATCacagtttgtgatcatttcacggaattctgtgagaccaggctgccATCTGGTCGCAGGTACATAGTACCAAGGTGTAGGACTAAGAGACTTATGAGCTCCCTGTTTGTCCCTGGTACTATTTGTCTTGTTAATACCTTGATGTAATTTGCTCCGTatgaatatttgtgtgtgtgtgtgtgtgtgtgtgtgtgtgtgtgtgtgtgtgtgtgtgtgtgtgtgtgtgtgtgtgtgtgtgtgtgtgtgtgtgtgtgtgtgtgtgtgtgtgtgtgtgtgtgtgtgtgtgtgtgtgtgtgtgtgtgtgtgtgtgtgtgtgtgtgtgtgtgtgttgttgtgtgtgtgtgtgtgtgtgtactgctgTCTTTTATTCTCTGCTGGCTGTAAAACAAATTGCCCTCAACGAGGATAATAAAGTTTACCTAACTTATCTAAGTATggttcccaaaatgttgaactattcctttaagctcATGGGAGAAAGTAGTGTTTCCCATGCACTGTAAACATTATTGAAAGGTCTGAAATGCTAGTCTTTGACATTTTGTTCTGCCCTCTGTTTTACTTAACAGCCATAATTGAAATGGATGCCAAACGAGCACCTCAGGATAAACTTGCATGTGTGTCCAAATGCAGTCAGCACGTTTTTGAAGCGCTCTCAACCTCAAACAGTGAGCCCGCTAATGCTGATGACTTCCTGTCAGGCCTGGTGTATGTGGTGCTGAAGGCCAATCCACCTCGCCTACACTCCAACATGCAATATGTGATACGTTTTGGTCTCCCTCACAGTCTGATGGCAGGAGAGAGCGGCTACTATTTCACAAATTTGGTAAGTTTATTGCAAAGTTATCATCCAGCGTACACCACAGGATGCTGTGTAACAAGACCAGCTGATCACTCGTGTCTTTGCTCTTGTACCCTGTTTTAGTCTTGTGCAGTGGCCTTCATTGATAAGCTGGATGGACCAGCACTCAACCTCAGTCCAGAGGAGTTTGAGGGCTACATGCTGCGTCAGCGTGCTCCCCGTGAAGGAAAGAGGCAGCAGGTTGCCAGTGACGCACAACATCTGTTAGAGGAGCTAACAGGCAGACAGGAGAAGCTGGACCAAGGGATGGATGCTCTCAACATGCAGCTACAGACGTGGGTCAAAGCTGTTCATTCACAACTGGATGAGGCAACAGCCCAGTTTGCTCTAGTACAAAAGGAGATAACCGCTCAGGCTGAAATCTCACAGGTTTTTTCATCCTCATCTCATGATGCATCACCGCAAGGGGACGAGAAAGACGAGTCAGTGCTGGCCTTTACGGATCAACATGCAGGTCCACAAGCTACAGACTGTTAGCTATATCAAGAAAAACACCTAATCTGGTACTTGTCTCTTTTAAATCATCAGCACTAACTTATGTAGGCTGCAAAACAAAGATTTATATTTCTAATGTTACACTTGCACACGTTCCGATCACAGAAAGCTTGGTAAGCTGTTGAACATGAAGGAAAACTTCTTGAAGGAAACTTTTTTCATTTGGTATAACAGGGCAcacagagttttttttaatgactttgatGAAGATTTGCCCTTGTATCCTGTTTGAGGATGAAGGCCATTAGAAATACATTCCAATTTATGGAAACAGATGTGATTAAAATTTATATTTAAGCACTCAGGGGACACATCACTTGGAGACATCACCTAACACTTCAAGAGTGCTTATTGAATATTCACTATTTTTTACTAACAGTGTATTAATAATGTGCCTTCATGTAGACTGCtgtgaaataaagaaatatgcTACAGGAGAAAATGTTAGATGGTACTTGTAGACAACTACAAATCAGGGGGTGTATTTAGGAGCTGTGGAACTGTTCCCAACAACTGCCTAGAAGGTGAAATAGCTGGTGCAAAAACAATTTGTAACACATTTTGCCTTCTGTGTTAGTGTGCAGAAGGTATGCATGTTTCCaactgttaaaatgtttttgaagaATTTATAGGGTTTTATGTTATGATCAATTATTGTATCCAATATTATATTAAAGTAAACTTGTATGatttcatttgtgtttttgtgtttttcttgattttttgagcagacaaaaaaacatttggtcTAGAGTTAGGTTTTAGGAATGTGCTTGTTTGCAAAGTCAAACAGGTTAAATTACCATGTTTAATCCAGTGCTTAACTGATTTTGATGTGTTCTTGGATAATGAAAATAGAGTGTAAACATTGGTGTTTATCGTTTGACAGGTGCTGTGGTAAGTGGAAGGAAGGTTTTGTTGACATTGATGTTTAATAttggtgaattatttaaagGAAACTCTTAAATATAAGTCAAGAGAAACTTATACTGAAAATGTTATTTCGCTGCTTAACTACTAACAGCTAAATAGCCAATTGCTTATATTATTACATTGTTGTATACCATACAACAATGTATACCATAGCTAAATACTTATATACTTACTAAACATTTTATAGTAATAAGATAATCTTGTAAATTAAGGGTTGTAAATTATTTGGTGGTTATAGGACTGCACTTTGGAAGGGAAAAAGCTGGAtttctattcatttattttttcatcgaCCAGTTGGGGGCAGTAAAGCGCGTGCACTGCCGTAAACCGGAAGTACCATTCGGCTCTGGCTGGAGCTACGTACAGCCATGAAGATGACAGGGGAAAATAATGCTGAAAATTCAGAAATAACAATGGATGATGTCAAAAACTTAATTCAAAGGAAAGATGAAATTGAAGAACAGATAAAGGCTTATTACGATGTTTTGGAAGACGTAAGTGTGTCAGTTAGAAATGCATGCAGCGCAAAGCTAACCCAAGGCTAATAAACGCATTAACGCTAATTAATTGTGAATGTAAACGTgcctttctttctttatgtTTACAGCAATGTGTCGGAGTTGAAGGTCCCTTGGTTGACGCAGAGGGTTTCCCTAGAGCAGATGTTAATTTATACCAGATCAGGACAGCAAGACACAGTATTTCATGTAAGCAGCACCGTGTTTGTTGTTTCTAGTGTTTTCTATGATAGCAGGGGACATTTGGTTAACTTTGTTGACTGAGCACAACTTCCAGTAACCCACCTGTTAGCACAAGGTCTGTGACGGTCTTGAGTCGGTGTTCTGTTATAATAACGCCAAATAGATAGTATAGATAGTAGACAATGCCCCAATTATAATTTCCAAACAACTTTCTCATTCCATTCCGAGCAGTATAGCGATAAACCTAATGTATATGTCTTTGACCAGAACCAGTACTTGATATTTCCCCACATATATGTGACACCAAAATGCAGTAGTTTGGAGTAGTTTAGTTTCAGATAATTTCTTTATCTAAACGTAAATGTTTGTCAAGACATACTGTCTGAAAAATACATGACATGATTCCAGTTCCACAGCTGGCCGCATATTGGCAGTTCATTTAGTTTGGACTGATACTAACTAAATCCCTTTTTTTAAGATGACACCAGCTTATACTCCTAGTATGTCAAACTACGACTGCGacttattattttcattttcaaagtaATGCTTTGATCGTGTCTTTCAGGCCTGCAGAATGATCACAAGGCCATCATGGAGGAGATAGAAGAAGCCCTACACAAGCTGCATGCTCGAGAGAAAGCCAAGCGGGGAGGGGACGAGGCAGGAGACCAGGAGGAGGCGATGGAGCAACAGGtcactcttcctcctccctttgCACGGGTGGATGCTGTGACACAAGGCTCGCCTGCATGTGGAGCTGTGAGTAATGTGAACTATGCTTTTGTATTTGGTAGAGGTTTCAGATAAACCATCGGaatttttaacccttgtgttgtccttcgggcaccagtgacccgaaggacaaaacaaggattatgtacttctgagaattttttttgagaattgctctctaaaccctgtttcttgtaaagtaagtaagtaaagctTATTTCTAgatcacatttaaacacagtttaagctgaccataatgctgtacaaacaagcactaaggtgctgtattaaccctttgggtcactgggaccgAAGGACAAGATTGAGACTTAAATGAAACTTAGCTGTTTTAGTTCCTGGGAATTTTAGTAATTGGTTGTTTCTTTCCAAAGGGGCTCAGAGTTGGTGATGAAGTCATTGAGTTTGGTTCTGTTAACACAGAGAACTTCCAGAACCTCCAGAATATTGCTTCTGTGGTACAACACAGTGAAGGGGTAAGCTACTGACTCTGCTCTACAGCTGCTTTTTTGGTTCAgcaatacaacttttttttttcttatcgtTTATCAATTGTCACTATAATTGTCTTAtggtaaatgtattgttttgcaATGTACTTTGATGTCTAAATTAACTCCAAAAATATATTAATGCTAATCCAGATTTTTCCAAGAATGATTTATGAAATCCCAGAGAGAGGTTTGatttcctttttaatttaactttttattagaTTTCTTTGAATTAGATGTTTTCATACCTACCATATCAGACTAAAAGTCTTCTGGTAATCACATTACACCCTTTTTCTCATTGCCCAACCATAGGTTACATTTTGCTGAATACACCCAATATCTGGAGTCTAAACTGCAATATCATGTCCTCTCACAGAAACCATTACGTGTCTCAGTCATCCGGGATGGccagaaagctcagatgagcctgACTCCACAGCGATGGTCAGGCAGAGGATTGCTGGGGTAAGTGCTACTGTACAGACACAATCACAAGTCATGTATACAGATTGGCACGTATTTATCAGTCAAGAGTCAAGTTGATTAGCAAAAACTTAGGAAGAAAGCTGCTAAAAAGCTTCTAGTGAGTTGAGCAAATATGTTTTGCTTATTAGTGCATTTTTACTTGGTAATACTCTTTAGTACATCcaccttaaagctttagtgtgcaactatttcatattaatgaacatgcgttacattcaagccattgccataTGAGTTCACACAAAGCAAATTAATCCTATCAGTTCAACAAAAATCTCTCTGCATTTCTCAGTACAGCTATGTTTACAAAAGGATGTAGTCAAATGACATTTGCGCACAAGTGATAATTACCCTTTCTGAAGAGCCCATCACGATTTTTAATACTCCTTGATTTGACGGATTAaacgctactagcaactgcgtggaggagaggTAGGGGTGGTGTGGGGTCATCGAAAGGCTTGggtcatgtggatgcgccgataGTGTTGTTGTCATGACTTACAATTCCACATggaggcgacagaaactacgcactttaGCTTTAAGGTGCATTATTTAGGATTGGCAGGTAAAAAATTGGTTTACATTAATCACAAGTCTGTCCTTGTTATCTTCTTCAGATGCAACATTGTTCCAATCCATCGATGATCACCATGACATTGTGCAGCATTTCAATTGTGAAACACCTTCCTCCACCTATGTTATGCCTGGATGGTTTCAAACTGACTTTGTACATGCTGCAGACATTTTCACCTGTTTATTTTCTCAATATTTGAATCCAAACTGGAAGTATTTTCTTTATACAAATGGGATATATGAAAATGAAGTGTCACAGTACTTCTTTTTAAGAGGCCATACTGAGTTTACTGAATAAACATGCTATCTTATACTACTCGGATTATATTCTTACACATTCGACTCTTGGCATTAGGAGTTTTAGCATCTTTCTCTCAGTAGCATGGATTCACTCAGCGAATGTCATTGCTTTATCTAGTGTGCAAGTGGTATATTTGGTGTAAGAGTGCCACCAGAGATTAATAGGGGGGTTAATTAATGATATCCATGACAAAATCTGAGTGGTTGTTAAAGTATCTTGCAGTGTTTTGATGTGATGAACTGACAATGAATGACTGGAGACTTATTAATTAATTTGACTACTTTAATCATTAAATGTTTATGTTCAACTCTTGGGGAAAAGATGACCTGTCGCATGTTTATTCCACATGTAATTAAAGATTTTGTATTAAGTGAACTAATAAGATTTTCTTGAAGCTTCTCCATCAGTTTGAAAGCTGAACACAAtttattgtacttaagtaaaatatttccACCTTAACACATAAGGATTGATTCATGTGTGACAAACATTTCTAAGAACATATagctatttcttttattatataaaaatgtacgtGACACAAAAATGCCCAAAGTTTCTTTTTCAAAAGCAGTGACCTTTACCCAACATCATGAACGACTAAAAAGTGTGTGCTAATTGTTTCTATTAATGTGAACATTGGTCAAACTAAACTCAGACTTGTGAACAAATGTTAACTacaaatgtttatgtttaatgtTTGCATATATTCTTATTGACTGGAAAACCTAAAACTCGTGAAAATGTATAGCAAGCAAAATAGCATAATCTTAATATCAAAAAATGAAACTAACTAGTTTAATCATAGCAATAATCATGTAGGCTGTTTGAGTTTCTTCTTTTTGGGCTTAACCATCTGTGGTAGTTGGATTTTG
It encodes the following:
- the psmd9 gene encoding 26S proteasome non-ATPase regulatory subunit 9, which encodes MKMTGENNAENSEITMDDVKNLIQRKDEIEEQIKAYYDVLEDQCVGVEGPLVDAEGFPRADVNLYQIRTARHSISCLQNDHKAIMEEIEEALHKLHAREKAKRGGDEAGDQEEAMEQQVTLPPPFARVDAVTQGSPACGAGLRVGDEVIEFGSVNTENFQNLQNIASVVQHSEGKPLRVSVIRDGQKAQMSLTPQRWSGRGLLGCNIVPIHR
- the LOC120561472 gene encoding rab5 GDP/GTP exchange factor-like, translated to MWTDKQRGIRVSQEELLCKNACGYYGNPAWQGFCSKCWREKARTAGASRQDTRPSNDGTPLTFSKFEVKKSTEKGRRINTMRRLFWGSPSPPKRQESSESHANVLKAYQSLEPGDFTGFLKILKSPSSQRLQSRCTAFLNTMEAYHDLPVQKLSDLVQDFYQSFAEYFSGFPEAQVTQIMEHVEKLIMTRLHKWVFCHDSCDDEQKDLALQRRIRSLNWITPQMLSVPFPDKKTAVTADPFLPAITAIIEMDAKRAPQDKLACVSKCSQHVFEALSTSNSEPANADDFLSGLVYVVLKANPPRLHSNMQYVIRFGLPHSLMAGESGYYFTNLSCAVAFIDKLDGPALNLSPEEFEGYMLRQRAPREGKRQQVASDAQHLLEELTGRQEKLDQGMDALNMQLQTWVKAVHSQLDEATAQFALVQKEITAQAEISQVFSSSSHDASPQGDEKDESVLAFTDQHAGPQATDC